A single Ammospiza caudacuta isolate bAmmCau1 chromosome 6, bAmmCau1.pri, whole genome shotgun sequence DNA region contains:
- the ZBTB1 gene encoding zinc finger and BTB domain-containing protein 1 isoform X1 — MAKTSHSNYVLQQLNKQREWGFLCDCCIAIDDIYFQAHKAVLAACSAYFRMFFMNHQNTTAQLNLSNMKISAECFDLILQFMYLGKIMTAPANFEQFKVAMNYLQLYNVPECLEDIQDTDSSSLKCSSPASSTQTNKMIFGVRMYEDALARNGSEANRWGMEPPSSTVNTSHNKEPEEETLHLNSFPEQLFDVCKKSTTSKFSHTKERVSHSRRFGRSFTCDSCGFSFSCEKLLDEHVLTCTNRHSYQSARYYSAEKIDFSEKNSTSKMISTQTEKYKGDSNHAADDSSSPMSNITSRKSSTVASETSGEEGSRASERKRIIIKVEPEDNPTDELKDFNIIKVADKDCNESSDNDDLDDEQEEPLYRYYVEEEMREKRNARKTLKPRLSMDEDERKCLKSPRHLNSKASSVQEDVENAPCELCGLTITEEDLSSHYLSKHIENICACGKCGQILVKGKQLQEHAQTCGEPQDLTMNGIRNSEEKMDLEENPEEQSEIRDMMFAEMLEDFRDGHFQMNSLQKNQLYKHSACPFRCPNCGQRFDTENLVVEHMSNCLEQDLFKNSMLEENERDHRRKHFCNLCGKGFYQRCHLREHYTVHTKEKQFVCQTCGKQFLRERQLRLHNDMHKGMARYVCSICDQGNFRKHDHVRHMISHLSAGETICQVCFQIFPNNEQLEQHRDVHLYTCGVCGAKFNLRKDMRSHYNAKHLKRT; from the coding sequence ATGGCAAAAACCAGCCATAGCAACTATGTCCTTCAGCAGCTAAACAAGCAAAGAGAGTGGGGCTTTCTGTGCGACTGCTGCATCGCTATCGATGATATTTATTTTCAAGCACATAAAGCAGTCCTTGCTGCCTGCAGCGCCTATTTTAGGATGTTTTTTATGAACCATCAAAACACTACAGCCCAGCTGAATCTAAGCAACATGAAGATTAGCGCTGAATGCTTTGATCTTATTTTACAGTTCATGTATTTAGGAAAAATTATGACAGCCCCTGCCAATTTCGAGCAATTTAAAGTGGCCATGAACTATTTACAGCTATATAATGTGCCTGAGTGTCTAGAAGATATACAGGACACAGACTCATCTAGTTTAAAATGTTCATCTCCTGCTTCTAGCACGCAGACTAATAAAATGATATTTGGTGTGAGAATGTATGAAGACGCACTTGCTAGAAATGGCAGCGAAGCAAACAGGTGGGGCATGGAACCACCAAGTTCAACGGTAAATACATCCCATAACAAAGAGCCTGAGGAAGAAACTTTGCACCTCAACAGCTTCCCTGAGCAACTGTTTGATGTCTGCAAAAAAAGCACCACGTCCAAATTCTCTCACACGAAAGAGCGCGTGTCGCACTCGCGCAGGTTTGGAAGGAGCTTCACCTGCGACAGCTGCGGGTTTAGCTTTAGCTGTGAAAAGCTACTGGATGAGCACGTGTTAACATGCACCAACAGGCATTCCTACCAAAGTGCCAGGTACTACAGTGCTGAGAAAATAGACTTTAGTGAAAAGAACTCTACTTCTAAAATGATCTccacacaaacagaaaaatacaagGGGGACTCGAACCATGCTGCGGACGATTCATCGTCTCCCATGTCAAACATCACgagcagaaaaagcagcactgTTGCCTCTGAAACatcaggtgaagaaggaagtagAGCCTCTGAGAGGAAGAGGATTATCATCAAGGTGGAGCCAGAGGACAATCCTACGGATGAGCTGAAGGATTTTAATATTATCAAGGTGGCAGATAAAGACTGCAATGAGTCTTCTGACAATGACGATCTAGACGATGAACAGGAAGAGCCGCTTTACAGATACTACGTCGAGGAGGAGatgagagagaagagaaatgcTCGCAAGACTCTAAAGCCTCGCTTATCCATGGATGAGGATGAAAGAAAGTGTTTGAAAAGTCCACGGCACCTTAACAGCAAGGCTTCTTCAGTGCAGGAAGATGTGGAGAATGCTCCCTGTGAACTTTGTGGGCTAACAATCACTGAGGAAGATCTGTCCTCTCATTATTTATCCAAACACATAGAAAATATATGTGCTTGTGGCAAGTGTGGTCAAATACTGGTCAAAGGCAAGCAGCTACAGGAGCATGCACAGACCTGTGGAGAACCCCAGGATCTGACCATGAACGGGATCAGAAATTCTGAGGAGAAAATGGACTTGGAAGAAAACCCCGAGGAGCAGTCAGAAATAAGGGACATGATGTTTGCAGAGATGCTAGAGGACTTCAGGGACGGTCACTTCCAAATGAACAGCCTTCAAAAAAACCAGTTATACAAGCATTCTGCCTGTCCTTTCCGATGCCCTAATTGCGGCCAGCGTTTTGATACAGAAAACCTAGTGGTTGAACATATGTCAAACTGCCTGGAGCAAGACCTGTTCAAGAACTCCATGTTGGAAGAGAACGAGAGGGATCACAGGCGTAAGCATTTCTGCAACCTTTGCGGGAAAGGATTTTATCAGCGTTGCCACTTGCGGGAACACTATACCGTTCATACCAAGGAAAAACAGTTTGTTTGTCAGACATGTGGGAAGCAGTTCTTAAGAGAGCGCCAGTTGCGGCTCCACAATGATATGCACAAAGGCATGGCCAGGTATGTCTGTTCCATTTGTGATCAAGGAAACTTCCGAAAACATGACCATGTACGGCATATGATATCTCACTTATCAGCTGGAGAGACTATATGCCAGGTCTGCTTTCAGATATTCCCAAATAATGAGCaactggagcagcacagggatgttcATCTGTATACATGTGGAGTATGTGGAGCAAAATTTAATTTGAGGAAAGATATGAGATCTCACTATAATGCCAAGCATTTGAAAAGAACATAA
- the ZBTB1 gene encoding zinc finger and BTB domain-containing protein 1 isoform X2 — protein MAKTSHSNYVLQQLNKQREWGFLCDCCIAIDDIYFQAHKAVLAACSAYFRMFFMNHQNTTAQLNLSNMKISAECFDLILQFMYLGKIMTAPANFEQFKVAMNYLQLYNVPECLEDIQDTDSSSLKCSSPASSTQTNKMIFGVRMYEDALARNGSEANRWGMEPPSSTVNTSHNKEPEEETLHLNSFPEQLFDVCKKSTTSKFSHTKERVSHSRRFGRSFTCDSCGFSFSCEKLLDEHVLTCTNRHSYQSARYYSAEKIDFSEKNSTSKMISTQTEKYKGDSNHAADDSSSPMSNITSRKSSTVASETSGEEGSRASERKRIIIKVEPEDNPTDELKDFNIIKVADKDCNESSDNDDLDDEQEEPLYRYYVEEEMREKRNARKTLKPRLSMDEDERKCLKSPRHLNSKASSVQEDVENAPCELCGLTITEEDLSSHYLSKHIENICACGKCGQILVKGKQLQEHAQTCGEPQDLTMNGIRNSEEKMDLEENPEEQSEIRDMMFAEMLEDFRDGHFQMNSLQKNQLYKHSACPFRCPNCGQRFDTENLVVEHMSNCLEQDLFKNSMLEENERDHRRKHFCNLCGKGFYQRCHLREHYTVHTKEKQFVCQTCGKQFLRERQLRLHNDMHKGMASSEIGTSKLLNN, from the coding sequence ATGGCAAAAACCAGCCATAGCAACTATGTCCTTCAGCAGCTAAACAAGCAAAGAGAGTGGGGCTTTCTGTGCGACTGCTGCATCGCTATCGATGATATTTATTTTCAAGCACATAAAGCAGTCCTTGCTGCCTGCAGCGCCTATTTTAGGATGTTTTTTATGAACCATCAAAACACTACAGCCCAGCTGAATCTAAGCAACATGAAGATTAGCGCTGAATGCTTTGATCTTATTTTACAGTTCATGTATTTAGGAAAAATTATGACAGCCCCTGCCAATTTCGAGCAATTTAAAGTGGCCATGAACTATTTACAGCTATATAATGTGCCTGAGTGTCTAGAAGATATACAGGACACAGACTCATCTAGTTTAAAATGTTCATCTCCTGCTTCTAGCACGCAGACTAATAAAATGATATTTGGTGTGAGAATGTATGAAGACGCACTTGCTAGAAATGGCAGCGAAGCAAACAGGTGGGGCATGGAACCACCAAGTTCAACGGTAAATACATCCCATAACAAAGAGCCTGAGGAAGAAACTTTGCACCTCAACAGCTTCCCTGAGCAACTGTTTGATGTCTGCAAAAAAAGCACCACGTCCAAATTCTCTCACACGAAAGAGCGCGTGTCGCACTCGCGCAGGTTTGGAAGGAGCTTCACCTGCGACAGCTGCGGGTTTAGCTTTAGCTGTGAAAAGCTACTGGATGAGCACGTGTTAACATGCACCAACAGGCATTCCTACCAAAGTGCCAGGTACTACAGTGCTGAGAAAATAGACTTTAGTGAAAAGAACTCTACTTCTAAAATGATCTccacacaaacagaaaaatacaagGGGGACTCGAACCATGCTGCGGACGATTCATCGTCTCCCATGTCAAACATCACgagcagaaaaagcagcactgTTGCCTCTGAAACatcaggtgaagaaggaagtagAGCCTCTGAGAGGAAGAGGATTATCATCAAGGTGGAGCCAGAGGACAATCCTACGGATGAGCTGAAGGATTTTAATATTATCAAGGTGGCAGATAAAGACTGCAATGAGTCTTCTGACAATGACGATCTAGACGATGAACAGGAAGAGCCGCTTTACAGATACTACGTCGAGGAGGAGatgagagagaagagaaatgcTCGCAAGACTCTAAAGCCTCGCTTATCCATGGATGAGGATGAAAGAAAGTGTTTGAAAAGTCCACGGCACCTTAACAGCAAGGCTTCTTCAGTGCAGGAAGATGTGGAGAATGCTCCCTGTGAACTTTGTGGGCTAACAATCACTGAGGAAGATCTGTCCTCTCATTATTTATCCAAACACATAGAAAATATATGTGCTTGTGGCAAGTGTGGTCAAATACTGGTCAAAGGCAAGCAGCTACAGGAGCATGCACAGACCTGTGGAGAACCCCAGGATCTGACCATGAACGGGATCAGAAATTCTGAGGAGAAAATGGACTTGGAAGAAAACCCCGAGGAGCAGTCAGAAATAAGGGACATGATGTTTGCAGAGATGCTAGAGGACTTCAGGGACGGTCACTTCCAAATGAACAGCCTTCAAAAAAACCAGTTATACAAGCATTCTGCCTGTCCTTTCCGATGCCCTAATTGCGGCCAGCGTTTTGATACAGAAAACCTAGTGGTTGAACATATGTCAAACTGCCTGGAGCAAGACCTGTTCAAGAACTCCATGTTGGAAGAGAACGAGAGGGATCACAGGCGTAAGCATTTCTGCAACCTTTGCGGGAAAGGATTTTATCAGCGTTGCCACTTGCGGGAACACTATACCGTTCATACCAAGGAAAAACAGTTTGTTTGTCAGACATGTGGGAAGCAGTTCTTAAGAGAGCGCCAGTTGCGGCTCCACAATGATATGCACAAAGGCATGGCCAG
- the ZBTB1 gene encoding zinc finger and BTB domain-containing protein 1 isoform X4 gives MAKTSHSNYVLQQLNKQREWGFLCDCCIAIDDIYFQAHKAVLAACSAYFRMFFMNHQNTTAQLNLSNMKISAECFDLILQFMYLGKIMTAPANFEQFKVAMNYLQLYNVPECLEDIQDTDSSSLKCSSPASSTQTNKMIFGVRMYEDALARNGSEANRWGMEPPSSTVNTSHNKEPEEETLHLNSFPEQLFDVCKKSTTSKFSHTKERVSHSRRFGRSFTCDSCGFSFSCEKLLDEHVLTCTNRHSYQSARYYSAEKIDFSEKNSTSKMISTQTEKYKGDSNHAADDSSSPMSNITSRKSSTVASETSGEEGSRASERKRIIIKVEPEDNPTDELKDFNIIKVADKDCNESSDNDDLDDEQEEPLYRYYVEEEMREKRNARKTLKPRLSMDEDERKCLKSPRHLNSKASSVQEDVENAPCELCGLTITEEDLSSHYLSKHIENICACGKCGQILVKGKQLQEHAQTCGEPQDLTMNGIRNSEEKMDLEENPEEQSEIRDMMFAEMLEDFRDGHFQMNSLQKNQLYKHSACPFRCPNCGQRFDTENLVVEHMSNCLEQDLFKNSMLEENERDHRRKHFCNLCGKGFYQRCHLREHYTVHTKEKQFVCQTCGKQFLRERQLRLHNDMHKGMASS, from the coding sequence ATGGCAAAAACCAGCCATAGCAACTATGTCCTTCAGCAGCTAAACAAGCAAAGAGAGTGGGGCTTTCTGTGCGACTGCTGCATCGCTATCGATGATATTTATTTTCAAGCACATAAAGCAGTCCTTGCTGCCTGCAGCGCCTATTTTAGGATGTTTTTTATGAACCATCAAAACACTACAGCCCAGCTGAATCTAAGCAACATGAAGATTAGCGCTGAATGCTTTGATCTTATTTTACAGTTCATGTATTTAGGAAAAATTATGACAGCCCCTGCCAATTTCGAGCAATTTAAAGTGGCCATGAACTATTTACAGCTATATAATGTGCCTGAGTGTCTAGAAGATATACAGGACACAGACTCATCTAGTTTAAAATGTTCATCTCCTGCTTCTAGCACGCAGACTAATAAAATGATATTTGGTGTGAGAATGTATGAAGACGCACTTGCTAGAAATGGCAGCGAAGCAAACAGGTGGGGCATGGAACCACCAAGTTCAACGGTAAATACATCCCATAACAAAGAGCCTGAGGAAGAAACTTTGCACCTCAACAGCTTCCCTGAGCAACTGTTTGATGTCTGCAAAAAAAGCACCACGTCCAAATTCTCTCACACGAAAGAGCGCGTGTCGCACTCGCGCAGGTTTGGAAGGAGCTTCACCTGCGACAGCTGCGGGTTTAGCTTTAGCTGTGAAAAGCTACTGGATGAGCACGTGTTAACATGCACCAACAGGCATTCCTACCAAAGTGCCAGGTACTACAGTGCTGAGAAAATAGACTTTAGTGAAAAGAACTCTACTTCTAAAATGATCTccacacaaacagaaaaatacaagGGGGACTCGAACCATGCTGCGGACGATTCATCGTCTCCCATGTCAAACATCACgagcagaaaaagcagcactgTTGCCTCTGAAACatcaggtgaagaaggaagtagAGCCTCTGAGAGGAAGAGGATTATCATCAAGGTGGAGCCAGAGGACAATCCTACGGATGAGCTGAAGGATTTTAATATTATCAAGGTGGCAGATAAAGACTGCAATGAGTCTTCTGACAATGACGATCTAGACGATGAACAGGAAGAGCCGCTTTACAGATACTACGTCGAGGAGGAGatgagagagaagagaaatgcTCGCAAGACTCTAAAGCCTCGCTTATCCATGGATGAGGATGAAAGAAAGTGTTTGAAAAGTCCACGGCACCTTAACAGCAAGGCTTCTTCAGTGCAGGAAGATGTGGAGAATGCTCCCTGTGAACTTTGTGGGCTAACAATCACTGAGGAAGATCTGTCCTCTCATTATTTATCCAAACACATAGAAAATATATGTGCTTGTGGCAAGTGTGGTCAAATACTGGTCAAAGGCAAGCAGCTACAGGAGCATGCACAGACCTGTGGAGAACCCCAGGATCTGACCATGAACGGGATCAGAAATTCTGAGGAGAAAATGGACTTGGAAGAAAACCCCGAGGAGCAGTCAGAAATAAGGGACATGATGTTTGCAGAGATGCTAGAGGACTTCAGGGACGGTCACTTCCAAATGAACAGCCTTCAAAAAAACCAGTTATACAAGCATTCTGCCTGTCCTTTCCGATGCCCTAATTGCGGCCAGCGTTTTGATACAGAAAACCTAGTGGTTGAACATATGTCAAACTGCCTGGAGCAAGACCTGTTCAAGAACTCCATGTTGGAAGAGAACGAGAGGGATCACAGGCGTAAGCATTTCTGCAACCTTTGCGGGAAAGGATTTTATCAGCGTTGCCACTTGCGGGAACACTATACCGTTCATACCAAGGAAAAACAGTTTGTTTGTCAGACATGTGGGAAGCAGTTCTTAAGAGAGCGCCAGTTGCGGCTCCACAATGATATGCACAAAGGCATGGCCAG
- the ZBTB1 gene encoding zinc finger and BTB domain-containing protein 1 isoform X3, whose amino-acid sequence MAKTSHSNYVLQQLNKQREWGFLCDCCIAIDDIYFQAHKAVLAACSAYFRMFFMNHQNTTAQLNLSNMKISAECFDLILQFMYLGKIMTAPANFEQFKVAMNYLQLYNVPECLEDIQDTDSSSLKCSSPASSTQTNKMIFGVRMYEDALARNGSEANRWGMEPPSSTVNTSHNKEPEEETLHLNSFPEQLFDVCKKSTTSKFSHTKERVSHSRRFGRSFTCDSCGFSFSCEKLLDEHVLTCTNRHSYQSARYYSAEKIDFSEKNSTSKMISTQTEKYKGDSNHAADDSSSPMSNITSRKSSTVASETSGEEGSRASERKRIIIKVEPEDNPTDELKDFNIIKVADKDCNESSDNDDLDDEQEEPLYRYYVEEEMREKRNARKTLKPRLSMDEDERKCLKSPRHLNSKASSVQEDVENAPCELCGLTITEEDLSSHYLSKHIENICACGKCGQILVKGKQLQEHAQTCGEPQDLTMNGIRNSEEKMDLEENPEEQSEIRDMMFAEMLEDFRDGHFQMNSLQKNQLYKHSACPFRCPNCGQRFDTENLVVEHMSNCLEQDLFKNSMLEENERDHRRKHFCNLCGKGFYQRCHLREHYTVHTKEKQFVCQTCGKQFLRERQLRLHNDMHKGMARSLAG is encoded by the coding sequence ATGGCAAAAACCAGCCATAGCAACTATGTCCTTCAGCAGCTAAACAAGCAAAGAGAGTGGGGCTTTCTGTGCGACTGCTGCATCGCTATCGATGATATTTATTTTCAAGCACATAAAGCAGTCCTTGCTGCCTGCAGCGCCTATTTTAGGATGTTTTTTATGAACCATCAAAACACTACAGCCCAGCTGAATCTAAGCAACATGAAGATTAGCGCTGAATGCTTTGATCTTATTTTACAGTTCATGTATTTAGGAAAAATTATGACAGCCCCTGCCAATTTCGAGCAATTTAAAGTGGCCATGAACTATTTACAGCTATATAATGTGCCTGAGTGTCTAGAAGATATACAGGACACAGACTCATCTAGTTTAAAATGTTCATCTCCTGCTTCTAGCACGCAGACTAATAAAATGATATTTGGTGTGAGAATGTATGAAGACGCACTTGCTAGAAATGGCAGCGAAGCAAACAGGTGGGGCATGGAACCACCAAGTTCAACGGTAAATACATCCCATAACAAAGAGCCTGAGGAAGAAACTTTGCACCTCAACAGCTTCCCTGAGCAACTGTTTGATGTCTGCAAAAAAAGCACCACGTCCAAATTCTCTCACACGAAAGAGCGCGTGTCGCACTCGCGCAGGTTTGGAAGGAGCTTCACCTGCGACAGCTGCGGGTTTAGCTTTAGCTGTGAAAAGCTACTGGATGAGCACGTGTTAACATGCACCAACAGGCATTCCTACCAAAGTGCCAGGTACTACAGTGCTGAGAAAATAGACTTTAGTGAAAAGAACTCTACTTCTAAAATGATCTccacacaaacagaaaaatacaagGGGGACTCGAACCATGCTGCGGACGATTCATCGTCTCCCATGTCAAACATCACgagcagaaaaagcagcactgTTGCCTCTGAAACatcaggtgaagaaggaagtagAGCCTCTGAGAGGAAGAGGATTATCATCAAGGTGGAGCCAGAGGACAATCCTACGGATGAGCTGAAGGATTTTAATATTATCAAGGTGGCAGATAAAGACTGCAATGAGTCTTCTGACAATGACGATCTAGACGATGAACAGGAAGAGCCGCTTTACAGATACTACGTCGAGGAGGAGatgagagagaagagaaatgcTCGCAAGACTCTAAAGCCTCGCTTATCCATGGATGAGGATGAAAGAAAGTGTTTGAAAAGTCCACGGCACCTTAACAGCAAGGCTTCTTCAGTGCAGGAAGATGTGGAGAATGCTCCCTGTGAACTTTGTGGGCTAACAATCACTGAGGAAGATCTGTCCTCTCATTATTTATCCAAACACATAGAAAATATATGTGCTTGTGGCAAGTGTGGTCAAATACTGGTCAAAGGCAAGCAGCTACAGGAGCATGCACAGACCTGTGGAGAACCCCAGGATCTGACCATGAACGGGATCAGAAATTCTGAGGAGAAAATGGACTTGGAAGAAAACCCCGAGGAGCAGTCAGAAATAAGGGACATGATGTTTGCAGAGATGCTAGAGGACTTCAGGGACGGTCACTTCCAAATGAACAGCCTTCAAAAAAACCAGTTATACAAGCATTCTGCCTGTCCTTTCCGATGCCCTAATTGCGGCCAGCGTTTTGATACAGAAAACCTAGTGGTTGAACATATGTCAAACTGCCTGGAGCAAGACCTGTTCAAGAACTCCATGTTGGAAGAGAACGAGAGGGATCACAGGCGTAAGCATTTCTGCAACCTTTGCGGGAAAGGATTTTATCAGCGTTGCCACTTGCGGGAACACTATACCGTTCATACCAAGGAAAAACAGTTTGTTTGTCAGACATGTGGGAAGCAGTTCTTAAGAGAGCGCCAGTTGCGGCTCCACAATGATATGCACAAAGGCATGGCCAG